A genomic stretch from Deltaproteobacteria bacterium includes:
- a CDS encoding antibiotic biosynthesis monooxygenase has protein sequence MIKVFMERTIKGKNVSEIVRLLRMLRVKAMQQPGYISGETLHAIDDPNHYLVISSWENPTDWEAWYHNPERQKLQSELDKYLESPTKMRIFIY, from the coding sequence ATGATCAAAGTGTTCATGGAACGAACCATTAAGGGCAAAAATGTCAGTGAGATAGTAAGGTTATTGAGAATGCTGCGGGTCAAGGCCATGCAGCAGCCCGGTTATATTTCCGGAGAGACCCTCCACGCCATCGATGATCCCAACCATTATCTGGTCATCAGTAGCTGGGAGAACCCGACGGATTGGGAAGCCTGGTACCATAACCCGGAGCGTCAAAAACTTCAGAGTGAATTAGACAAGTATCTCGAATCCCCCACTAAAATGCGTATTTTTATCTATTAG